One window of the Carnobacterium maltaromaticum DSM 20342 genome contains the following:
- the ispD gene encoding 2-C-methyl-D-erythritol 4-phosphate cytidylyltransferase produces MGYELVLLAAGQGRRMKASKNKILLHLLGKPVIEYALTTFVNDADCQHIVLVVEKKEKELIEAVLAQNEFAAKVPITVVIGGKERQDSVYNGLQYLKKQTGVVLIHDGARPFLEANLIKKLYQKAQRTNATIVGVPVKDTIKKVVEGKVDQTIPREELWQIQTPQAFQISFIQEVHERARQEGFFGTDDASLVEHYGYAVEVTEGSYMNIKLTTPDDLVIGEAILKMKERGN; encoded by the coding sequence GTGGGCTATGAGCTAGTATTGTTGGCAGCAGGGCAAGGTAGGCGTATGAAGGCTTCTAAAAATAAAATCTTGTTACATCTATTGGGAAAACCAGTAATTGAGTATGCTTTAACTACTTTTGTTAATGATGCCGACTGTCAGCATATTGTTTTGGTTGTTGAAAAAAAGGAAAAAGAATTGATTGAAGCAGTGTTAGCTCAAAATGAATTTGCTGCTAAAGTTCCTATTACCGTTGTCATTGGTGGAAAAGAACGGCAAGATAGTGTATATAATGGGTTACAATACTTAAAAAAACAGACGGGTGTGGTATTGATTCATGACGGGGCTCGTCCTTTTTTAGAAGCTAATTTAATCAAAAAACTCTATCAAAAAGCTCAGCGAACAAATGCAACTATAGTCGGTGTACCCGTTAAAGACACCATTAAAAAGGTTGTGGAAGGAAAAGTTGATCAGACAATTCCAAGAGAGGAATTATGGCAAATTCAAACTCCGCAAGCTTTCCAAATATCTTTTATTCAAGAAGTTCATGAACGTGCTAGACAAGAAGGCTTTTTTGGAACAGATGATGCGTCTTTAGTTGAACATTACGGATATGCTGTGGAAGTCACGGAAGGCAGCTATATGAACATTAAATTAACAACACCAGACGATTTAGTGATTGGTGAAGCTATTTTGAAGATGAAGGAGAGAGGTAACTAA
- the epsC gene encoding serine O-acetyltransferase EpsC, giving the protein MSIREEISVIKKNDPSVKSTLEILLTYPGFHAVLNHRLAHFFYRHKLYLLAKILATISRFFTGIEIHPGAKIGRRLFIDHGMGVVIGETAIVGDDVIIFHGVTLGGTGKETGQRHPKVGNHVLLSAHVQVLGPIEIGDYAKIGASAVVLKSIPAHTTAVGIPAKVVKVR; this is encoded by the coding sequence ATGTCTATTCGTGAGGAAATTTCTGTTATTAAAAAAAATGATCCCTCCGTTAAAAGTACACTTGAAATACTTTTAACCTATCCGGGCTTCCATGCAGTTTTAAACCACCGTTTGGCGCATTTTTTCTATCGGCATAAACTCTATCTTCTAGCTAAAATACTAGCTACGATCTCTCGATTTTTCACAGGAATTGAAATTCATCCAGGTGCAAAAATAGGAAGACGTTTATTCATTGATCACGGGATGGGTGTGGTCATTGGAGAGACGGCAATCGTAGGGGATGATGTTATTATTTTTCATGGTGTAACCCTTGGAGGTACAGGTAAAGAGACAGGACAGCGGCACCCAAAAGTTGGAAATCATGTCTTATTGTCAGCCCATGTTCAAGTGTTAGGCCCCATTGAAATTGGAGATTATGCTAAGATTGGCGCTTCTGCAGTTGTTTTGAAGTCTATTCCAGCTCATACTACAGCGGTTGGAATTCCTGCTAAAGTTGTAAAAGTGCGCTAA
- a CDS encoding sakacin-A immunity factor has product MIKDEKINKIYALVKSALNNTDVKNDKKLSLLLMRIQETSINGELFYDYKKELQPAISMYSIQHNFRVPDDLVKLLALVQTPKAWSGF; this is encoded by the coding sequence ATGATAAAAGATGAAAAAATAAATAAAATCTATGCTTTAGTTAAAAGCGCACTTAATAATACGGATGTTAAGAATGATAAAAAACTTTCTTTACTTCTTATGAGAATACAAGAAACATCAATTAATGGAGAACTATTTTACGATTATAAAAAAGAATTACAGCCAGCTATTAGTATGTACTCTATTCAACATAACTTTCGGGTTCCTGACGATCTTGTAAAACTGTTAGCATTAGTTCAAACACCTAAAGCTTGGTCAGGGTTTTAA
- a CDS encoding ECF-type sigma factor: MTNEEKKKVSDAELIKGIKGGDTEFFEQLFQRYRFLTLKISRKYNVIDYDQDDIMQEARILFFQVIHEHQVEKGMSFGNLYKMKLQQFYFNLIRRQNAIKRKGNKFLGSLDEVRETSSSENYLYAPQKDATPEALLLAREGEHRYYQLLSLYEKQVLLAHTKGYEIEEIATYYDKSIQSVKNALSRCRTKFND; the protein is encoded by the coding sequence ATGACAAATGAAGAAAAAAAGAAAGTATCAGATGCGGAATTAATTAAGGGAATTAAGGGTGGCGATACTGAATTTTTCGAACAATTATTTCAGCGTTATCGATTTTTAACCTTAAAAATTTCTAGAAAATATAATGTCATTGATTATGATCAGGATGATATCATGCAAGAAGCTCGCATTTTATTTTTTCAAGTGATTCATGAACATCAAGTTGAAAAAGGCATGAGTTTTGGAAACTTGTATAAAATGAAATTGCAGCAATTTTATTTTAATTTAATTCGGCGTCAAAATGCAATAAAGCGTAAAGGCAATAAATTTTTAGGGTCACTAGATGAAGTTCGTGAGACGAGCTCCAGTGAAAATTACTTATATGCACCTCAAAAAGATGCGACACCTGAGGCACTTTTATTGGCTCGAGAAGGTGAACATCGATATTATCAATTACTTAGTCTATATGAAAAACAAGTCCTTTTAGCACATACAAAAGGCTATGAAATCGAAGAAATTGCAACTTATTATGATAAGAGTATTCAATCAGTTAAAAACGCTCTTAGTCGATGCCGAACAAAATTTAATGACTAA
- a CDS encoding NYN domain-containing protein, translated as MKKDLLIIDGYNMIGAWPELVKLKDQDQMEDARDSLLHQLSNYQRYEGIEIWVVFDAQLVPGIQKSYQRYTVTVIFTKEGETADSFIERIVSEKNNRLTQVTVATSDLAEQWLVFSRGALRKSANELYKDLKESNKSIKMETEKFHSQTIRRNSPWDLEQLVDLEQLLSQLSEKKDNGNL; from the coding sequence ATGAAAAAAGATCTTTTAATCATCGATGGATATAATATGATTGGTGCCTGGCCAGAATTGGTTAAACTGAAAGACCAAGATCAAATGGAAGATGCTAGGGACAGTCTGTTGCATCAGTTATCAAATTATCAGCGTTATGAGGGAATTGAAATTTGGGTAGTATTTGATGCACAACTCGTTCCTGGTATTCAAAAGTCCTATCAAAGATATACAGTCACAGTTATCTTTACCAAAGAAGGAGAAACTGCGGATAGTTTTATTGAACGGATAGTATCAGAGAAAAACAATCGATTAACCCAAGTAACAGTAGCAACTAGCGATTTAGCCGAACAGTGGCTTGTCTTCTCTAGGGGAGCACTGCGTAAATCTGCAAATGAGCTCTACAAAGATTTGAAAGAATCGAATAAAAGCATCAAAATGGAAACTGAAAAATTCCATTCCCAAACGATTAGACGTAATTCACCATGGGATTTGGAGCAATTAGTAGATTTAGAGCAGCTGTTAAGTCAACTTTCTGAAAAAAAAGACAATGGAAATTTATAA
- the cysS gene encoding cysteine--tRNA ligase, giving the protein MLKIYNTMTREKEVFVPLTEGQVKMYVCGPTVYNYIHIGNARSTVAFDTVRRYFEFRGYQVQFVSNFTDVDDKIIQAAKELNITAPDVADRFIEAFYTDVTALGVEKATKNPRVMENMPDIIEFIQVLIDKGYAYESDGDVYYRTRKFKNYGKLSDQSIDELEIGASNRLEKIENERKEDPVDFALWKSAKADEISWESPWGAGRPGWHIECSVLATKYLGDTIDIHGGGQDLTFPHHENEIAQSEAKTGHPFANYWMHNGFVTMDEEKMSKSLGNFVLVHELIKQVDPQVLRFFMATTHYRRPISYNEATISEAKNNLNKVQMAASNLHYRLSDATIELPTDQDYFQQLAEFKQTFITEMDDDFNAANGITVIYELAKVMNIYSEQAEVSKAVIEAMLGLFKELLQVFGINLENQAELLDENIEQLLSERTTARAEKNFARSDEIRDLLKAEGIIIDDTPQGTRWRRE; this is encoded by the coding sequence ATGTTAAAAATATACAATACAATGACTCGTGAAAAAGAAGTATTTGTTCCTTTAACAGAAGGGCAAGTTAAAATGTACGTTTGTGGTCCAACTGTTTACAATTATATTCATATCGGAAATGCACGGAGCACTGTTGCTTTCGATACGGTTCGTCGTTACTTTGAATTCCGCGGGTACCAAGTTCAATTTGTTTCTAATTTTACCGATGTAGATGATAAAATTATTCAGGCAGCAAAAGAATTGAATATCACAGCGCCAGATGTTGCCGACCGTTTTATTGAGGCTTTTTATACAGATGTGACAGCTTTGGGTGTTGAGAAAGCTACGAAAAACCCAAGAGTAATGGAAAATATGCCTGATATTATTGAATTTATCCAAGTATTAATAGATAAAGGCTATGCCTATGAGTCAGATGGTGATGTTTATTATCGAACACGAAAATTTAAGAACTATGGTAAACTTAGTGATCAGTCAATTGATGAGTTAGAAATTGGTGCGAGTAACCGTTTAGAAAAAATAGAAAATGAACGAAAAGAAGATCCTGTCGATTTTGCGTTATGGAAATCGGCTAAAGCAGATGAAATTAGTTGGGAATCTCCTTGGGGTGCTGGACGTCCAGGTTGGCATATCGAGTGTTCAGTTTTGGCAACAAAATATTTAGGTGATACAATTGATATTCATGGTGGTGGTCAAGATTTAACGTTCCCGCATCATGAAAACGAAATTGCTCAAAGTGAAGCAAAAACCGGACATCCATTTGCTAATTACTGGATGCATAATGGCTTTGTGACAATGGATGAAGAAAAAATGAGTAAGTCTTTAGGAAATTTTGTTTTAGTTCATGAGCTAATTAAGCAAGTTGATCCTCAAGTATTACGCTTTTTCATGGCAACAACTCATTATCGACGTCCGATTAGCTATAATGAGGCAACTATATCAGAAGCTAAAAATAATTTAAATAAAGTTCAAATGGCAGCGAGCAATCTTCATTATCGCTTAAGTGATGCAACGATTGAATTGCCGACAGATCAAGACTATTTCCAACAATTAGCAGAATTTAAACAGACTTTTATCACTGAGATGGATGATGATTTTAATGCGGCTAATGGAATTACCGTGATTTATGAGTTAGCTAAGGTTATGAACATTTATAGTGAACAAGCTGAAGTGTCTAAAGCAGTTATTGAAGCTATGTTAGGGCTGTTCAAAGAGTTGCTTCAAGTTTTTGGAATCAATCTAGAAAATCAAGCTGAACTATTAGATGAAAATATTGAACAATTGCTAAGCGAACGAACTACAGCTAGAGCAGAGAAAAATTTTGCTAGAAGCGATGAGATTCGGGATTTACTAAAAGCAGAGGGCATTATCATTGATGATACTCCCCAAGGAACGAGATGGAGACGAGAATAA
- a CDS encoding PIN/TRAM domain-containing protein: MTKKIITAVFAVVGGSIGASFLPDVWSLFNVTNSFLNNTFTNIIIGAIIFLLFSLVLVKYVERGVKKAEVYLSQQSTAYLLFGSLGTIIALLLAFLVTMPLMGLKWPVISTILPIIIYMVFAYLGFRIGTTRREEWRKLIQPRAKKSNEEDANGKVLERKFDDDFRKYKILDTSVIIDGRIYDIAKTGFIEGTLMIPNFVLMELQYIADSADSLKRVRGRRGLDILNALQKESDIQVEMYDGDFEDITEVDSKLIKLAKLLDGVVVTNDYNLNKVSEFQNVPVLNINELANAVKPVVIPGENMNVMVVKAGTERNQGVAYLDDGTMIVVEDGQYYMNKSIEVVVTSALQTAAGRMIFAKPVHAQRGIKEKE; encoded by the coding sequence TTGACAAAAAAAATCATTACCGCAGTTTTTGCCGTTGTTGGCGGAAGCATAGGAGCAAGTTTTTTACCAGATGTCTGGAGCTTATTTAACGTAACAAATAGTTTTCTTAACAATACTTTCACAAATATTATTATTGGTGCAATTATATTCTTACTTTTCTCATTGGTTCTTGTGAAGTATGTTGAGCGCGGTGTAAAAAAAGCAGAGGTGTACTTGAGTCAACAAAGTACTGCTTATCTCTTATTTGGGAGCTTAGGTACAATTATAGCCTTATTGTTAGCCTTCCTAGTAACAATGCCTTTAATGGGCTTAAAATGGCCAGTGATAAGTACAATTCTACCAATTATTATTTATATGGTGTTTGCTTATTTAGGATTCCGTATTGGGACTACTAGAAGAGAAGAATGGCGCAAGCTTATTCAACCACGAGCTAAAAAAAGCAATGAAGAAGATGCAAATGGTAAAGTTTTAGAGCGCAAATTTGATGATGATTTCCGTAAATATAAAATTTTAGATACAAGTGTCATTATTGATGGTCGAATTTATGATATTGCTAAGACTGGTTTTATTGAAGGAACATTAATGATTCCTAATTTTGTTTTGATGGAGCTACAATATATCGCTGATTCAGCAGACAGTTTAAAACGTGTCCGAGGTCGTCGTGGCTTAGATATTTTAAATGCTTTACAAAAAGAATCTGATATTCAAGTTGAAATGTATGATGGAGATTTTGAAGATATAACTGAAGTTGATAGCAAATTAATCAAATTAGCGAAACTTTTAGATGGCGTTGTTGTGACAAATGACTACAATTTAAATAAAGTCAGTGAATTTCAAAATGTTCCAGTTCTAAATATTAATGAGCTAGCAAATGCCGTTAAACCAGTGGTTATCCCTGGTGAAAACATGAATGTTATGGTAGTAAAAGCTGGAACTGAGCGAAATCAAGGCGTGGCTTATTTAGATGATGGAACAATGATTGTTGTTGAAGATGGACAATACTATATGAATAAGAGTATTGAAGTTGTTGTGACAAGTGCATTGCAAACGGCGGCTGGTCGTATGATTTTCGCTAAGCCTGTTCATGCTCAAAGAGGAATTAAGGAAAAAGAATAA
- the rlmB gene encoding 23S rRNA (guanosine(2251)-2'-O)-methyltransferase RlmB — translation MDQSEIEEDRDLVAGRIPAIEVLKSERDINKIFLQEGLSGSKISEILGLAKKRNIQVQMVPKSKLDTLVDGMNHQGIVVAAAAFQYAELDDLFAAAALKKEDPFFIILDGLEDPHNLGSIMRTADASGAHGIIIPKRRAVGLTATVAKASTGAIEHVPVVRVTNLVQTINELKDRGVWLYGTDMKGQDYRQWDTKLPIAVVMGNEGKGISRLVKEQMDGMVTIPMVGHVQSLNASVAASLLMYEVYRGRNAL, via the coding sequence ATGGACCAATCTGAAATAGAAGAGGATCGTGATTTAGTTGCTGGTAGAATTCCGGCAATTGAAGTCTTAAAATCAGAACGCGATATCAATAAAATCTTTTTACAAGAAGGTTTAAGTGGTTCTAAAATATCTGAGATTCTAGGTTTAGCTAAAAAAAGAAATATCCAAGTTCAAATGGTACCAAAATCTAAACTAGATACGCTAGTAGACGGTATGAATCACCAAGGAATTGTTGTTGCCGCAGCGGCATTTCAATATGCCGAATTAGATGATTTATTTGCAGCGGCAGCTTTGAAAAAAGAAGATCCCTTCTTTATTATCTTAGATGGTCTAGAAGATCCTCATAATTTAGGATCAATCATGCGAACAGCTGATGCTAGCGGAGCCCATGGGATTATCATCCCTAAACGACGTGCTGTTGGTTTAACTGCAACGGTTGCTAAAGCTTCAACAGGTGCAATTGAACATGTACCAGTTGTCCGTGTTACAAATTTAGTTCAAACAATTAACGAGCTAAAAGACCGAGGCGTTTGGTTATATGGAACGGATATGAAAGGTCAAGATTATCGCCAATGGGATACGAAATTACCAATTGCTGTTGTTATGGGAAATGAAGGCAAAGGAATTTCTAGATTGGTCAAAGAACAAATGGATGGCATGGTCACAATACCAATGGTTGGACATGTTCAAAGTTTAAATGCGAGTGTCGCAGCAAGTTTATTGATGTATGAAGTTTACCGTGGTCGTAATGCGCTATAA
- the radA gene encoding DNA repair protein RadA — MAKKKATKFVCQACGYESPKWMGRCPNCGAWNQMMEELEVDKNDRQNRVSMTGQTAKAEAIQDITVSKVPRVKTELNELNRVLGGGVVPGSLVLIGGDPGIGKSTLLLQVSAQLNIAGGKVLYVSGEESASQIKMRADRLGVKGADFYIYPETDMGAIRQTIEDLKPEYVIIDSIQTMSQPDVSGVVGSVSQVRESTADLMKIAKSNNIAIFIVGHVTKEGAIAGPRMLEHMVDTVLYFEGDRHHTFRILRAVKNRFGSTNEIGIFEMREGGLVEVLNPSELFLEERLDGATGSAVVAAMEGTRPILVEIQSLITPTVFGNAKRTASGVDHNRASLIMAVLEKRAGLMLQNQDAYLKAAGGVKLNEPAIDLAIAVSVASSYREKETRAKDCFIGEIGLTGEVRRVSRIDQRVQEAAKLGFTRMFIPKNNIGGWTFPKDVEIVGVSTVADTIRKALGDK; from the coding sequence ATGGCGAAGAAAAAAGCCACAAAATTTGTCTGCCAGGCGTGTGGATATGAATCGCCTAAATGGATGGGACGATGTCCGAACTGTGGCGCTTGGAATCAAATGATGGAAGAATTAGAAGTAGATAAAAATGATCGTCAGAACCGTGTCAGTATGACCGGTCAAACTGCTAAAGCAGAAGCGATTCAAGATATTACTGTATCAAAAGTTCCGCGCGTTAAAACTGAATTGAATGAACTAAACCGTGTGTTAGGCGGGGGTGTCGTGCCAGGTTCGCTGGTCTTAATTGGCGGAGATCCAGGAATTGGTAAATCAACGTTACTATTACAAGTCTCTGCTCAGTTAAATATAGCAGGCGGAAAAGTTTTATACGTATCAGGAGAAGAAAGTGCCAGCCAAATTAAAATGCGCGCCGATCGATTGGGTGTTAAAGGTGCGGATTTCTATATTTACCCAGAAACAGATATGGGAGCGATTCGTCAAACAATTGAAGATTTAAAGCCTGAGTATGTGATTATTGACTCGATCCAAACTATGAGTCAACCAGATGTTTCAGGTGTTGTCGGAAGTGTTTCTCAAGTTCGGGAAAGTACAGCTGATTTAATGAAGATTGCCAAGAGTAACAATATTGCAATTTTTATCGTCGGTCATGTGACGAAAGAAGGTGCAATAGCCGGACCAAGAATGCTTGAGCACATGGTAGACACGGTTCTTTATTTTGAAGGCGATCGACACCATACATTTAGAATTTTACGAGCGGTTAAAAACCGTTTTGGTTCAACGAATGAGATTGGTATTTTCGAAATGCGCGAAGGTGGACTTGTTGAAGTATTAAATCCATCAGAACTTTTTTTAGAAGAGCGATTAGATGGAGCAACCGGATCTGCTGTTGTAGCAGCAATGGAAGGTACACGTCCAATTTTAGTTGAAATACAATCATTGATTACTCCAACTGTTTTTGGAAATGCCAAACGAACAGCAAGTGGTGTCGATCATAATCGCGCCTCGTTAATTATGGCAGTGTTAGAAAAAAGAGCAGGATTAATGCTCCAAAATCAAGATGCCTATTTGAAAGCTGCTGGAGGCGTTAAGCTGAATGAGCCAGCAATTGATTTGGCGATTGCGGTTAGTGTGGCTTCAAGTTACCGAGAAAAAGAGACCCGAGCTAAGGACTGTTTTATCGGTGAAATTGGGTTAACTGGAGAAGTTCGTCGTGTTAGTCGCATTGATCAACGTGTGCAAGAAGCAGCTAAGTTAGGTTTTACACGTATGTTTATCCCAAAAAATAATATTGGTGGGTGGACATTTCCAAAAGATGTTGAAATCGTAGGTGTGTCAACAGTTGCCGATACAATCAGAAAAGCATTAGGTGACAAATAA
- the ispF gene encoding 2-C-methyl-D-erythritol 2,4-cyclodiphosphate synthase — translation MWIGQGYDVHQLVEGRDCIIGGVKIPYELGLLGHSDADVLLHAIIDALLGAAGKGDIGHFFPDTDAQFKDANSRELFREVWAILKTEGYFLGNIDATIIAEAPKMQTYLEEMKQNIAADCESDSSQINIKATTSEKMGFVGRKEGIAVMAVCLLGKK, via the coding sequence ATGTGGATTGGTCAAGGTTATGATGTTCATCAATTAGTTGAAGGGCGCGATTGCATAATTGGTGGTGTGAAAATACCTTATGAGTTAGGTTTATTAGGTCATTCTGATGCAGATGTCCTTTTGCATGCCATTATCGATGCTCTATTAGGTGCAGCCGGAAAAGGAGATATCGGTCATTTTTTCCCTGACACAGACGCCCAGTTTAAAGATGCAAATTCTCGAGAATTATTTCGTGAAGTTTGGGCGATTCTTAAAACCGAAGGATATTTCCTGGGAAATATTGATGCAACAATTATTGCAGAAGCGCCTAAAATGCAGACATATTTAGAAGAAATGAAACAAAATATTGCTGCTGACTGTGAATCCGATAGCAGCCAGATTAATATAAAAGCTACTACATCAGAAAAAATGGGATTTGTTGGTCGAAAAGAAGGCATTGCTGTGATGGCAGTTTGCTTACTAGGAAAAAAATAA
- a CDS encoding class II bacteriocin → MKSVKELNKKEMQQINGGAISYGNGVYCNKEKCWVNKAENKQAITGIVIGGWASSLAGMGH, encoded by the coding sequence ATGAAAAGCGTTAAAGAACTAAATAAAAAAGAAATGCAACAAATTAATGGTGGAGCTATCTCTTATGGCAATGGTGTTTATTGTAACAAAGAGAAATGTTGGGTAAACAAGGCAGAAAACAAACAAGCTATTACTGGAATAGTTATCGGTGGATGGGCTTCTAGTTTAGCAGGAATGGGACATTAA
- the gltX gene encoding glutamate--tRNA ligase encodes MAKKVRVRYAPSPTGHLHIGNARTALFNYLFARHNGGDFILRIEDTDAKRNIADGESSQLDNLTWLGMDWDEGPDKPGNYGPYRQSERGSIYNPLIEQLLLSNRAYKCYCSEEELEAERDAQKSRSEMPHYSGKCASLTPAEQAEKEAAGLTPVIRFRVPRDTTYSFDDLVKGPISFESSSIGGDFVIAKRDGIPTYNFAVAVDDHYMEISHVLRGDDHIANTPKQLMIYEAFEWTPPTFGHMTLIINSETGKKLSKRDESILQFIEQYRDLGYLPEAMFNFIGLLGWSPVGEDEIFNQADFIKMFDPERLSKSPAAFDGKKLEWINNQYVKATDLDTLTDLSLVHLVKAGLVEANPTPEKIEWVRQLVSLYHEQMSYGAEIVELSELFFTDTPKLDDVAKEVLAGETVPVVLNAFHKVLGEIELFDVASIKAGIKTVQKETGVKGKNLFMPIRVAVTGQSHGPELGETIELLGREKAKAHLEAAIANLG; translated from the coding sequence ATGGCTAAAAAAGTTCGTGTACGTTACGCACCAAGCCCAACAGGACATTTGCACATTGGAAATGCCCGTACTGCATTATTTAATTACTTATTTGCGCGTCACAACGGTGGAGATTTTATTTTAAGAATTGAAGATACAGATGCAAAAAGAAATATCGCAGATGGTGAATCTAGCCAATTAGATAATTTGACATGGTTAGGAATGGATTGGGATGAAGGTCCAGATAAGCCAGGGAACTATGGCCCTTACCGTCAATCTGAAAGAGGATCTATATATAATCCATTAATTGAACAACTTCTACTAAGCAACCGTGCGTATAAATGTTACTGTTCAGAAGAAGAATTAGAAGCAGAGCGTGATGCTCAAAAATCACGTAGCGAAATGCCACATTATAGTGGGAAATGTGCGAGCCTTACACCAGCTGAACAAGCTGAAAAAGAAGCGGCTGGATTAACTCCAGTTATTCGTTTCCGTGTACCTCGTGATACAACTTATTCTTTTGACGATTTAGTTAAAGGACCAATTAGTTTTGAATCAAGCAGTATTGGTGGAGATTTTGTTATTGCCAAACGTGATGGTATTCCAACCTATAACTTCGCAGTAGCAGTTGACGATCATTATATGGAAATCAGCCATGTATTACGTGGTGACGATCATATTGCAAATACACCGAAACAATTGATGATTTACGAAGCATTTGAGTGGACACCACCAACTTTTGGTCATATGACTTTAATTATCAATAGCGAAACTGGTAAAAAGTTAAGCAAACGTGACGAAAGTATCTTACAATTTATTGAACAATATCGTGATTTAGGTTATTTACCAGAAGCGATGTTTAACTTTATAGGTTTACTAGGTTGGTCACCAGTTGGAGAAGATGAAATTTTCAACCAAGCAGACTTCATTAAAATGTTTGATCCTGAGCGTTTAAGTAAATCACCAGCAGCCTTTGACGGTAAAAAACTAGAATGGATTAACAACCAATATGTAAAAGCGACAGATTTAGATACATTAACGGACCTATCTTTAGTACATTTAGTAAAAGCAGGTTTAGTTGAAGCCAATCCAACACCTGAAAAAATTGAATGGGTGCGTCAACTAGTGAGTTTATACCATGAACAAATGAGTTATGGTGCTGAAATCGTTGAATTATCTGAGTTGTTCTTCACAGACACTCCTAAACTAGACGATGTTGCCAAAGAAGTTTTAGCAGGCGAAACAGTACCAGTCGTTTTAAATGCTTTCCATAAAGTACTTGGTGAAATTGAATTATTCGATGTTGCTAGCATTAAAGCAGGAATCAAAACAGTTCAAAAAGAAACAGGAGTTAAAGGTAAAAACTTATTTATGCCAATCCGAGTTGCTGTTACAGGCCAATCACACGGACCAGAATTAGGCGAAACAATTGAATTATTAGGACGCGAAAAAGCGAAAGCCCATTTAGAAGCAGCTATTGCAAATTTAGGCTAA
- a CDS encoding Mini-ribonuclease 3: MTTEKDWSLLNGLALAYIGDAIYEVYIRDYLIQSGKTRPNQLHKSATKYVSAKAQNALMQQMLAVDGLLTENEITMYKRGRNSKSHTSAKNADITTYRVATGFESLMGYLHLSKQTERMEELIQWCIQQTEEDQNEQSKK; encoded by the coding sequence ATGACAACTGAAAAAGATTGGTCCCTACTGAATGGTTTAGCGTTGGCTTACATTGGTGATGCAATATACGAAGTGTATATTCGCGATTATTTAATTCAATCAGGTAAGACGAGACCTAACCAATTGCACAAATCAGCAACAAAATATGTTTCAGCTAAGGCTCAGAATGCATTGATGCAACAAATGTTAGCGGTGGATGGGTTATTAACCGAAAATGAAATTACAATGTACAAACGTGGCCGAAATTCTAAAAGTCACACGTCGGCTAAAAATGCTGATATCACTACGTATCGCGTTGCAACTGGTTTCGAATCACTAATGGGCTATCTGCATTTATCTAAACAAACTGAACGAATGGAAGAATTAATTCAATGGTGTATTCAACAAACAGAGGAGGACCAAAATGAGCAATCAAAAAAGTAA